The Anser cygnoides isolate HZ-2024a breed goose chromosome 19, Taihu_goose_T2T_genome, whole genome shotgun sequence genome contains a region encoding:
- the ENDOV gene encoding endonuclease V isoform X2, producing MTGTFNRHFSAISLFLDTCQHRGARCAAALPLHSSPGAAGLAAPPFAPLSTPGAPRPRWKERKKRKLPQNEPAPFLPSPHPPAAAFRRAGGRPLPAALLNKAPLQLLPPPPPSPPRRHDGAAAGRPAPPLGTVLLVDGNGLLHHRGFGVACHLGVLTDLPCIGVAKNLLQVDGLARDELHREQIRSLQRGGDTFPLTGTSGNVLGMALRSCNSSKPLYISVGHRVCLETAVRLVQSCCRYRIPEPIRQATSVMLMLIQRSWKRSFPGAVSLAQTAVLLLWAFPRYCTPQGTAGSGTAGSQLTLDRGSIFGSRCVHQ from the exons ATGACAGGCACTTTTAATAGGCATTTTTCTGCGATCTCCCTGTTTCTTGATACCTGCCAGCACCGGGGTGCTcgctgtgctgctgcccttcccctGCACAGCTCCCCCGGTGCCGCCGGCCTCGCTGCGCCCCCCTTCgcccccctcagcacccccggAGCGCCGAGACCGAggtggaaagagagaaaaaagcgAAAACTGCCCCAAAACGAACCGGCTCCCTTCCTGCCTTCACCTCACCCCCCAGCTGCGGCCTTtcgccgggccgggggccggcccCTCCCCGCGGCGCTCCTCAATAAAGCCCCGCTGCAGCTCCTCCCGCCTCCGCCTCCTtccccgccgcgccgccatgacggggccgccgccggccgccccgctccgccgctgGGCACG gtgcttctTGTAGATGGGAATGGCCTGCTCCATCACAGAG GGTTTGGTGTGGCCTGTCACCTGGGAGTCCTGACAGATCTACCGTGCATTGGAGTGGCCAAGAACCTCCTGCAGGTGGATGGTTTGGCCAGGGATGAGCTGCACAGAGAGCAG ATCCGTTCCTTGCAGAGAGGAGGAGATACATTCCCACTGACAGGCACTTCAGGGAATGTCCTTGGTATG GCCCTGCGTAGCTGCAACAGCTCTAAGCCCCTTTATATCTCTGTGGGCCACAGGGTGTGCCTGGAGACAGCTGTGCGTCTGGTCCAGTCCTGCTGCAGGTACCGGATCCCGGAGCCCATCCGCCAG GCAACTTCTGTGATGCTGATGTTAATACAGAGGAGCTGGAAACGCAGCTTTCCTGGTGCTGTGAGCCTAGCACAGACTGCAGTGCTGCTCCTCTGGGCTTTTCCTCGCTACTGCACTCCACAAGGAACTGCGGGCTCTGGGACAGCAGGCAGCCA